From a single Vallitalea longa genomic region:
- a CDS encoding alanine racemase produces the protein MKIDTPKVIIDYDIMKNNIHKMQELVSNNSCSLRPHIKTHKIPDIAKMQIEAGAVGISVAKIGEAEVMADAGIDDIFIAYPIIGEDKIKRLLKLNKKIRLIVGTESIYAIKQLDKYAKEDNQILELRVEIDTGMGRSGVEYQKVESFFDNIAGFSNINITGIFTFKGLIYNGEVTRDAKNAGYEESNMMVDLANRLRKKGFDIKDISVGSTPTAKYACMVEGVTEVRPGTYVFNDQMLVNLNVCEEKDCAARVLSTIVSKQKFGKAIIDGGNKTFSTDASMDKFPYFLKGYGKVVGYDNITLSGLSEEHGTILIDNDNGELSIGDTISIIPNHVCTTINLHNELAFVSNNNIIDKKMVSARGMVY, from the coding sequence ATGAAAATAGATACTCCTAAAGTAATCATAGATTATGACATAATGAAAAATAACATACATAAGATGCAAGAGTTAGTTTCCAATAACTCTTGCTCATTACGTCCTCATATAAAAACTCATAAAATACCAGATATAGCAAAAATGCAAATCGAAGCTGGTGCAGTTGGAATATCTGTCGCAAAAATAGGAGAAGCAGAAGTAATGGCTGATGCTGGTATTGATGATATATTTATTGCTTATCCAATTATTGGTGAAGATAAAATCAAAAGACTACTTAAGTTAAATAAAAAAATTAGACTAATCGTTGGTACTGAAAGTATATATGCAATAAAACAACTTGATAAATACGCAAAAGAAGATAATCAAATTCTTGAACTAAGAGTAGAAATTGATACTGGAATGGGTAGGTCTGGTGTAGAATATCAAAAAGTTGAATCATTTTTTGATAATATAGCAGGTTTTTCTAATATAAATATTACTGGTATATTCACATTCAAAGGTCTAATCTATAATGGCGAAGTTACTAGAGATGCTAAGAACGCTGGATATGAAGAATCCAACATGATGGTAGATTTAGCAAATAGACTCAGAAAAAAAGGTTTTGATATAAAAGATATTAGTGTTGGCTCAACACCTACTGCAAAATATGCATGTATGGTAGAAGGTGTTACAGAAGTAAGACCTGGCACTTATGTATTTAATGATCAAATGCTTGTTAACCTTAATGTCTGCGAAGAAAAAGATTGCGCAGCAAGAGTATTGTCAACTATAGTAAGCAAGCAAAAATTTGGTAAAGCTATTATTGACGGTGGAAACAAAACATTCTCCACTGATGCATCTATGGATAAATTCCCATATTTTCTAAAAGGATATGGAAAAGTAGTCGGTTATGACAATATAACTTTATCTGGACTGTCTGAAGAACATGGAACGATATTAATAGATAACGATAACGGTGAACTATCTATAGGAGATACTATTTCAATTATCCCTAACCACGTATGTACAACCATTAATCTTCATAATGAATTAGCCTTTGTCAGTAACAATAATATTATTGATAAAAAAATGGTTTCAGCAAGAGGGATGGTGTACTAG
- a CDS encoding N-acyl-D-amino-acid deacylase family protein translates to MYDILIKHGTIVDGTGNKKFTGDIAVKDGKIVKIQDSIDAQSKKIIDAENKIVSPGFIDIHSHSDLRAASCNLCDIKIQQGVTTEIYGNCGFSIAPINNKTLNLLNEYSSPFLGTFDIPFTWNSYDEYIDMLKNKKYMHNIGGLVGNSSLRIALKGFDKENLTKEDIKKMRSSLLEAINSGALGLSLGLMYMPDTLHTTDELVNIISCLKNYNTVVTAHIRGEGNSLVSSVKEIIEIGKKTGVPVNISHFKCAGKNNWGTAIDEAIDLIETARSKGQDVTCDVYPYTAGSTTLSSVMPPWAVEGGVDQFLNRLKNTITRNKIKDELAKDTSDWDNLVYSTGWNSVVIVDVNTPKNKYCIGKSIEEIAKIRGEEPDECAINLLIEENGKVSMVFFHMSEEDVKKIISLDYSFIISDSIYLNEGNPHPRLYGTYPRLFSKYVREEPILTIEKAVQKCTYLPAKRINLNDRGLLREGYQADIVIFDINKIKDKATYENPRQNCEGIDYVIVNGITSLENGKVLDNKNGKLLLSEYAHTTI, encoded by the coding sequence TTGTACGATATATTAATAAAACACGGTACTATAGTAGATGGAACAGGAAACAAGAAATTCACTGGAGATATAGCAGTAAAAGATGGCAAAATAGTCAAAATTCAAGACTCCATAGATGCTCAGTCCAAAAAAATTATAGATGCAGAAAACAAAATTGTGTCCCCTGGATTTATAGATATACACAGCCACTCTGATTTACGTGCTGCAAGCTGTAACCTATGTGATATAAAAATCCAACAAGGAGTAACTACAGAGATATATGGAAATTGTGGCTTTTCCATTGCCCCTATTAACAATAAAACATTAAATTTACTAAACGAATATAGTTCCCCTTTTTTAGGAACATTCGATATACCTTTTACATGGAATAGTTACGATGAATATATTGATATGTTAAAAAACAAAAAATATATGCATAATATCGGAGGTTTAGTCGGTAATTCATCATTAAGGATAGCTTTAAAAGGATTTGATAAAGAAAACCTAACTAAAGAAGACATTAAAAAAATGAGAAGTTCTTTATTAGAAGCAATTAATTCCGGTGCCTTAGGTTTATCACTTGGATTAATGTATATGCCAGATACTCTTCATACTACCGATGAACTTGTCAATATTATATCTTGCTTAAAAAATTATAATACAGTTGTAACTGCTCATATTAGAGGTGAAGGTAACAGTCTAGTATCTTCAGTAAAAGAAATAATAGAAATAGGTAAAAAAACCGGCGTTCCCGTTAATATAAGTCATTTCAAATGTGCAGGGAAAAACAATTGGGGTACAGCGATTGATGAAGCAATTGATCTTATTGAAACAGCTAGAAGTAAAGGTCAAGATGTTACCTGTGATGTATATCCTTATACTGCTGGTTCCACAACGCTTAGCAGTGTAATGCCTCCGTGGGCTGTCGAAGGTGGTGTAGACCAATTTCTAAACCGCTTAAAAAACACTATTACACGAAATAAAATTAAAGACGAATTAGCAAAAGATACATCTGATTGGGATAATCTTGTATATTCTACTGGATGGAATTCAGTAGTAATTGTTGACGTTAATACCCCAAAAAATAAATACTGTATTGGAAAAAGTATAGAAGAAATTGCAAAAATACGTGGTGAAGAACCAGACGAATGTGCCATTAACTTATTAATAGAAGAAAATGGTAAAGTTTCTATGGTATTCTTCCATATGAGTGAAGAAGATGTTAAAAAAATAATAAGCTTAGATTACTCATTTATAATATCAGATTCCATATATCTAAACGAAGGTAATCCCCACCCTAGATTATATGGTACTTACCCTAGACTATTTTCCAAATATGTCAGAGAAGAACCTATATTAACGATAGAAAAAGCAGTTCAGAAATGTACATATTTACCAGCTAAAAGAATTAATCTAAACGATAGAGGCTTGTTAAGAGAAGGTTATCAGGCTGATATTGTTATATTTGATATAAATAAAATCAAAGACAAAGCAACATACGAAAATCCAAGACAAAATTGTGAAGGCATAGATTATGTAATAGTAAATGGTATTACATCCCTAGAAAATGGTAAAGTATTAGATAACAAAAACGGAAAACTTTTATTATCAGAATATGCCCATACTACTATTTAA
- a CDS encoding RidA family protein encodes MNVYENLKKMNIELPKAPPLGGVYTPVKRVGNLLFTAGQGATKDGIPTIAGKVGKDLTIEQGKEAAKGACLNMLSCLHAYTGDLNKIKNVVKILGFVASAEGFADQPQVMNGASQFLVDVFGDKGQHARSAIGTNELPGGLAVEIEGIFEIEE; translated from the coding sequence ATGAACGTATATGAAAATCTAAAGAAAATGAACATTGAATTACCTAAAGCTCCACCACTTGGAGGAGTATACACACCAGTTAAAAGAGTAGGTAACTTATTATTTACAGCAGGACAAGGTGCAACTAAAGATGGAATTCCTACAATTGCAGGAAAAGTAGGAAAAGATTTAACTATTGAACAAGGTAAAGAAGCTGCAAAAGGAGCATGTTTAAATATGTTAAGTTGTCTACATGCTTACACTGGTGACTTGAATAAAATTAAGAATGTAGTTAAAATTTTAGGTTTTGTAGCTAGTGCTGAAGGTTTTGCTGATCAGCCACAAGTTATGAATGGTGCATCACAGTTCCTTGTAGATGTATTTGGGGATAAAGGTCAACATGCTCGCTCTGCTATTGGAACAAACGAACTACCTGGTGGACTTGCAGTTGAAATAGAAGGAATCTTTGAAATAGAAGAATAA